In Streptomyces paludis, the genomic stretch GCAGAGGCAAGGAGGCACCTGTGACGACTGCGCCCAGCAGTGGATCGAGCGCGGCCCCCGTACGCGGCCGTTCGACCCGCCAGCGTGCCGCGGTGGCGGCGGCGCTCGACGAGGTGGACGAGTTCCGCAGTGCGCAGGAGCTTCACGACATGCTCAAGCACCGCGGCGACTCGGTCGGTCTGACCACGGTCTACCGCACCCTCCAGTCCCTCGCCGACGCGGGTGAGGTCGACGTACTGCGGACGAACGACGGCGAGTCGGTCTACCGGCGCTGCTCCACCGGCGACCACCATCACCATCTGGTCTGCCGGGTCTGCGGAAAGGCCGTCGAGGTCGAGGGCCCCGCGGTGGAGCAGTGGGCCGAGACGATCGCCGCGCAGCACGGCTATGTGGCGGTGGCCCACACGGTGGAGATCTTCGGTACGTGCGCCGAGTGCGCCGAGAACGCGAAGAGATCCGCGAAGAACTGACCGCGGCACGAGCCGCGGAACGAGAAGCGGCACGAGAAGCGGTCCCGGGCGACGTACGCCGGGACCGCTTTTCGCTGCTCGGACGGACAGCGGGGAGAGGGCGAGTGGACAGCGACGGGACAACTGTCCAGTAAAAAATGGGCCCCTCAGCCCTGCCCCTCGCCCGCCATCTCGTCCTGCTCCTGAATGTCCTCCCGTGACTCCTGGTTGGGCAGCGCGCCGCCGAACCGCCGGTCCCGGGAGGCGAACTCCAGGCAGGCCCGCCACAGATCGCGCCGGTCGAAGTCCGGCCACAGCACGTCCTGGAAGACCATCTCCGCGTAACTGCTCTGCCAGATCAGGTAGTTCGACGTACGCTGCTCACCGCTGGGGCGCAGGAAGACATCCACGTCCGGCATGTCGGGGTAGTACAGGTACTTGGCGAAGGTCTTCTCGTTGACCTTGGCCGGGTCCAGCTTCCCCGCGGCCACGTCCCGCGCGAGCGCCTGCGCCGCGTCGGCGATCTCCGCGCGGCCGCCGTAGTTGACGCAGAAGTAGAGCGTCATGGCGTCGTTGTCCTTGGTCTGCTCCTGCGCGACCTGGAGTTCCTGGACGACCGACTTCCACATCTTGGGCATCCGGCCGACCCAGCGGATCCGGATCCCCAGCTCGTCCATCTCGTCGCGGCGGCGACGGATGACATCGCGGTTGAAGTTCATCAGGAAGCGCACCTCGTCGGGCGTCCGCTTCCAGTTCTCGGTGGAGAAGGCGTACAGGGACAGGTTCTTGACGCCCATCTCCAGACAGCCCTTGAGCACATCGAGGACGACCCCCTCGCCGACCTTGTGCCCCTCGGTACGCGGCAGACCACGCTCCTTGGCCCAGCGGCCGTTCCCGTCCATGACGACGGCCACGTGCTTGGGCACCAGCTCGCTCTGGATCTTGGGCGGAACGGCACCGGAGGGGTGCGGTTCCGGCGTCTTGTACTCGCGGCGGGAACGCCCCAGGATTCCGCGTCGTGCCATGCGCTCTCGTCTCCTCTTTCTTCACGGGCCAAACCGGGCCCGACGCAGCCGGGCAGGGCAAGCAGCTCTGTCTAGCCCTTCTCCACGTATCTGAGCGAGCGCAGACCGCGCTCCAAGTGCCAGTGCAGATAGGCGGACACCAGCCCGCTGCCCTCCCTGACATGCCGCGCCTCGCACGCGTCGGCCGTCCTCCAGTCACCGGTCAGCAGCGCGCTGAGCAGTCCGACGGCCTCAGCAGAGGGTACGACGCTCCCGGGCACCCGGCAGTCGCCGCAGACGACACCGCCCGCCGCCACGGAGAAGAAGCGGTTGGGGCCCAGCAGCCCGCACTTCGCGCAGTCGTCGAAGCTCGGCGCGTACCCGTTGACCGCGAGCGAGCGGAGCAGGAAGGCGTCCAGGATCAGATGCGGCGCGTGCTCCCCGCGGGCGAGCGTGCGCAGCCCGCCCACGAGCAGCAGATACTGCTGCACGGCCGGCTCGCCCTCGTGGTCCGTGAACCGCTCGGCAGTCTCCAGCATGGCGGTGCCCGCGGTGTAGCGCGCGTAGTCGGCCACGATGCCGCCACCGTACGGAGCGATGGTCTCGCTCTGGGTGCAGAGCGGCAGCCCGCGTCCCACGAGTTCACTCCCGCGTGCGAAGAACTGCACATCGACATGCGAGAACGGTTCCAGCCGTGCCCCGAACTTCGACTTCGTCCGCCGCACCCCCCGGGCGACGGCGCGGACCCGGCCATGGCCGCGGGTCAGAAGCGTGATGATGCGGTCGGCCTCACCGAGCTTCTGGGTGCGCAGCACGACGCCGTCGTCCCGGAACAGACTCATGGACCTCATTCTCCCGCACGCGCACGGCACGGCGGCCCCGGGCTCTCTTGCTACGGTCACGGCATTACGTGACCGATCACACACGGAGAGCGACCGCGACGACCATGGTGACGATGCCGATCGGCGGCAGCGGCGGGTTCTGGATCAGGGCCCACGAGGTACGGAAGGCGGGCGCGGCGGCCCGCGAGGCCGCCGAGGACATCCCGGCCGACGCCAAGACCCTGTACGCGCCGACGGACACGGCGGTCGCCGGACTGCCCGGCTGGCGGACGGCGGCGGCGCTGGACACCTGCACGGAGGAGTGGACGAAGGCGCTGCGCGCCCTGGCGGCCCTGGTGGCGGGCGCGGGGGACGCGGTGACGGCGTCGGCCGGGGACCTGGCCGGCGAGGACGCGGACCGGGGACGGCACTTCGACGGCATGGCCCTCCAGGCACCGTACGGAGCAGCCGGAGACCGCCGCCCATGACCCCTCTCCTCACGGACATGACGATCGCGTCTCTCAAGGACGCCCGCCCCGGCCTGCTGCACGACGCGGGCGACGCCTGGGACCGGCTGGCGAGGAGGTTCACGGAGCACGCCGGGAGCTGCGGCGCCCATCTGCGCCGGGGCCTGGCCGCCGAGAACTGGGGCGGCCTGGGCGCCGAATCCGCCGCCGACCGGCTGGCGAGGATCCGCGCCGGCCTGACCGTGGCCGAACGGGAACTCGCCGCGGTGGGCACCGTACTCCGCACGGCCGGCGAGGCGTTCCTGGCCCACCAGGAGCGGCTGAACCACGCCCTGGCGGACGCGGGCGCGGCGGGGTACGTGGTGGCGCCGGGCGGCTCCGTCAGCGCCCCCGAGAGCGGCCCGGAGAGCGGCCCGGAGATCTGCGAGGACCACACCGCCACGGCGCGCGCCCTGGCCGACCGCATCGACGACGCGCTGCGCGCGGCGGACAGGGCGGACCGGGAGTACGCGGCGGCCCTCGACCTCTTCACCACCGCGGCACGCCGCTGCGCGGCCGGCGACTGGCATACGGGCTTCGCCGAGATCGCCCGCGCCGGCCATCTCCACGACGACCTGCTCACCACCCTGGGCATCCCACCCGAATCCGCCCACCCCTCCACCGTCACCGCCTGGTGGAACGCCCTCTCCCCCACCCTCCAGGCCCAACTGATCGCCGACCACCCGGCCGAGATCGGCAACCGCGACGGCATCCCGGCCACGGCCCGCGACAAGGCCAACCGCATCTGTCTGCCCATGCTGCTGGACGACCTGGAACACGGCCGCACCGACGACACCCGGGAATCCCGGGAGGCGAAGATCGCGGGCCTGAAGGGAATCCAGCGCCAACTGGAGGCGGGCGGCGATCCGCGGCCCTATCTACTGGGAATCGGGACGGAGGGAAACGGACGGGCGATCATCTCGTTCGGAAATCCGGACCGCGCGGATCATGTCTCGGCGTATGTGCCGGGGTTGAATACACGGCTGGAGGAGCATTTCGCCACGGCGGATGTGAAGCGGGCGCGGGATGTGGCAATCGCGGCCCGCAGGGCCGACCCCGCCACCACGACCGCCTCTCTCGTCTGGCTGGGCTACGACGCACCGCAATTGCGCAGTGTCGGACTGGACGCGACGGATGTCATGTTCAAGGACAGCGCCCATGCAGGTGCCTCCGGTTACAACCAATTCCTCCATGGCATCAAGGCCACCCACGAGGACGGCGCCGCGCATATCACCGCACTTGGCCACTCCTACGGATCACTGACTGTGGGCCAGGCCAGCCAGCAGCCAGGAGGAATCCCCGCGGACGAGGTGATCCTTGTGGGCAGTCCCGGTGTCGGGGTGAACCGAGCAAGGGATCTCGGCGTGGGCGCCGACCATGTGTATGTCGGCGCCGCCGACAACGACCAGGTGACGAA encodes the following:
- the recO gene encoding DNA repair protein RecO, which codes for MSLFRDDGVVLRTQKLGEADRIITLLTRGHGRVRAVARGVRRTKSKFGARLEPFSHVDVQFFARGSELVGRGLPLCTQSETIAPYGGGIVADYARYTAGTAMLETAERFTDHEGEPAVQQYLLLVGGLRTLARGEHAPHLILDAFLLRSLAVNGYAPSFDDCAKCGLLGPNRFFSVAAGGVVCGDCRVPGSVVPSAEAVGLLSALLTGDWRTADACEARHVREGSGLVSAYLHWHLERGLRSLRYVEKG
- a CDS encoding isoprenyl transferase, with the translated sequence MARRGILGRSRREYKTPEPHPSGAVPPKIQSELVPKHVAVVMDGNGRWAKERGLPRTEGHKVGEGVVLDVLKGCLEMGVKNLSLYAFSTENWKRTPDEVRFLMNFNRDVIRRRRDEMDELGIRIRWVGRMPKMWKSVVQELQVAQEQTKDNDAMTLYFCVNYGGRAEIADAAQALARDVAAGKLDPAKVNEKTFAKYLYYPDMPDVDVFLRPSGEQRTSNYLIWQSSYAEMVFQDVLWPDFDRRDLWRACLEFASRDRRFGGALPNQESREDIQEQDEMAGEGQG
- a CDS encoding alpha/beta hydrolase codes for the protein MTIASLKDARPGLLHDAGDAWDRLARRFTEHAGSCGAHLRRGLAAENWGGLGAESAADRLARIRAGLTVAERELAAVGTVLRTAGEAFLAHQERLNHALADAGAAGYVVAPGGSVSAPESGPESGPEICEDHTATARALADRIDDALRAADRADREYAAALDLFTTAARRCAAGDWHTGFAEIARAGHLHDDLLTTLGIPPESAHPSTVTAWWNALSPTLQAQLIADHPAEIGNRDGIPATARDKANRICLPMLLDDLEHGRTDDTRESREAKIAGLKGIQRQLEAGGDPRPYLLGIGTEGNGRAIISFGNPDRADHVSAYVPGLNTRLEEHFATADVKRARDVAIAARRADPATTTASLVWLGYDAPQLRSVGLDATDVMFKDSAHAGASGYNQFLHGIKATHEDGAAHITALGHSYGSLTVGQASQQPGGIPADEVILVGSPGVGVNRARDLGVGADHVYVGAADNDQVTKLPYRNPLEYLAPGSEFGDRKVPFGTDPASRHFGGHHFSVEPGEDTGIIGLATGNTPAHSHYFDPEKGPNSLHNIANIVTGNGSRIKTTEPR
- a CDS encoding Fur family transcriptional regulator, with product MTTAPSSGSSAAPVRGRSTRQRAAVAAALDEVDEFRSAQELHDMLKHRGDSVGLTTVYRTLQSLADAGEVDVLRTNDGESVYRRCSTGDHHHHLVCRVCGKAVEVEGPAVEQWAETIAAQHGYVAVAHTVEIFGTCAECAENAKRSAKN